A window of Costertonia aggregata contains these coding sequences:
- a CDS encoding Ig-like domain-containing protein: MKDRPISLQIILIVISFLTCASVFAQGSISGPSSTDVGDTENYFASYSGPGSVINTQWYVSNVSYTVVSGQSSQNASIKFNSVGSGIVRATVLNSSFSSTYLTKNVTVNGSVVGQVSITSGLTSRCKGGGTSDYNASASNANSYAWTITPSGAGSISSSGLVSWNSSFSGVATVQVTAYGNNNSSSTAQRNVTVTALPSLSVNDASNSCSSSSITLSAISPSISSNDTNIEHRWYTSATGSGYITGTKDPNAPIYITQVTVTGQNKDYWVSARYNNCETARQKVSASYTANTTPTLSVFNITGEQCGPSATFNLNAGGGSSGSVYQWYETPGGTIPIHTGSNFAPTLSTYGEKTYYVGGTLKNALGCTFNISLQNRLPITIKVNRLPGSAIANDPLPRYCAGNFTLRANPGTNGNTVRWYSSPTGGQILGTGTTFSTGSLGSGTYSYYAESYNSTTYCVADSRTKVTAIVNEGDIPLSVNDASNSCSSSSITLSAISPSISSNDTNIEHRWYTSATGSGYITGTKDPNAPIYITQVTVTGQNKDYWVSARYNNCETARQKVSASYTANTTPTLSVFNITGEQCGPSATFNLNAGGGSSGSVYQWYETPGGTIPIHTGSNFAPTLSTYGEKTYYVGGTLKNALGCTFNISLQNRLPITIKVNRLPGSAIANDPLPRYCAGNFTLRANPGTNGNTVRWYSSPTGGQILGTGTTFSTGSLGSGTYSYYAESYNSTTYCVADSRTKVTAIVNEGDISLDVNDASNSCFSSDIVLSAISFDVNADDPNIQHRWYTTETGNTYVTGTKEPNAPIFITQVTVPGQNKDYWVSALYGACETTRQKVSATYTANVTPSLSLYNAFNEQDQCGSNTTMQLYAGGGSTGSIYRWFNTPSGVTPIYEGSNFSPTVNYQNTNNGQVTYYVRATLKNSLGCSFNTQDQITITLDPPMATSILWYPDSDGDTMGDVYGTPYYGCTAPDYGDGINWVTNNNDLCPYDFGTVQNNGCPPGQEPENRNTITTWAYDLNGQVKASSKSYFDELGKMEQTQAWDVKSDSIWASATLYDEYGRLSLQTLSAPIREGLVYQYKDNLILKEDNNGNYDLTDYDGSNRETPNPVGDAPTTLGWYYSENNSREPYQDITQYPFTKSVYSDLNPGTVLRSVGGNKINGKWPQAYAFTMKASRELSQVPAFGEIKYNTMEITKTVTRDVHGVENVVFMDTDGKVLAAARSGSEGITSPQMSVSIPEQGFVDIHVPEGIIGFTVSNSGAVSVYDLITEDPIYTSTSGLGNGFYRVAVNNLGSYVPESISVSYSINYYDYSLNEYDEANRLITSYQPLGVTKATKLKSSYEYNTVGQLLYTTSPDEGEAWFKYREDGQIRFSQNSKQRLEATPAEFSYTNYDTYGRPVESGVFIEGSVTFTNADNLLENTLDDITADNDGLPNTNCKEQTFTLYDQQDTAGLHAALTASGIASGYYTVQKFVNGNVSKTFTVDADVATTSWYSYDVYGRVDWVVQQIAGLGAKTIDYTYDPITGQVLRVDYQKDTPSERFVHRYTYNESDQLVKVETATDGIDFTTHADYTYYETGAMKRTELAGGVQGIDYVYNLAGQLKSLNHPSLQNTNDPGGDANDLFGMQLDYHNNDYQRTSRTNITPQAYGQNQLNGNIKGMRWKNNAVPGATGELMYAYDYDRNNWLESADFDGTGTLANGVQADETSNTVVQSGQTLDIEATNSITLLPDFHAQTGSTVNLTIVADSGSGTAISSGDYDVSNITYDANGNILSLRRNKNTINNSNGMDDLAYSYKNGTNQLLQVQDAEGDAPNADDIDTQTETANYDYNAIGQLIENKAEGITYEYNTAGLVTRIKKNGLSLITFFYNDRNHRVRKDTYAGNGVEVVQTTHYVRDVAGSVMGIYTNNVLNEQPVYGANRLAVFYRQSNTSVYELTDHLGNVRAGFAKAGNTADTRSGTDYYPFGMAMPGRSLTGSYRYTFQGQEKDPETGKEAFELRLWDSRIGRWLTTDPYGQYASPYLGMGNNPISLIDRDGGFADCPDCPGGTYENGTEHIGSDGQTYIYDNFFGGWSDGANVNITATQNVGKAQSYALATTLMARATVTAEGAALFDGPSPLGDMSGGVAWGLTALTAAAIVLPEVFEDDYTYTATPDNGGYLTLYRGVAANHPDYTNALNGIATPRALMPVGHNSPDAHNGGNTLSIFTSWTLSRSVADYHATKAHPYLGVVLVKRFRLTQTVPSPDNFSELEMLVPGVVKGAQVTKPLGFGTRTAY; encoded by the coding sequence ATGAAAGACCGACCAATATCATTGCAAATCATTTTAATAGTAATATCTTTTTTAACGTGTGCAAGTGTATTTGCACAAGGTAGTATTTCTGGCCCCAGTAGCACTGATGTAGGGGATACGGAAAATTATTTTGCATCTTATAGCGGACCTGGAAGTGTAATTAATACACAATGGTATGTTTCCAATGTTTCCTACACAGTAGTTTCTGGACAAAGCAGTCAAAATGCGAGTATAAAATTTAATTCGGTTGGATCGGGCATTGTTAGGGCGACAGTGTTAAATAGTTCTTTCAGTTCCACCTATTTAACTAAGAATGTAACAGTAAATGGTTCTGTGGTCGGTCAAGTAAGTATAACCTCTGGGCTAACTTCCCGTTGCAAAGGAGGCGGAACTTCAGATTATAATGCAAGTGCATCTAATGCGAATAGTTATGCATGGACAATTACCCCTTCGGGAGCTGGTTCAATAAGTAGCTCTGGTCTAGTAAGTTGGAATAGCAGTTTTTCTGGTGTGGCAACCGTTCAAGTCACTGCATATGGTAATAATAATAGTAGTAGTACAGCACAAAGAAATGTAACCGTAACTGCATTACCATCCTTATCCGTAAATGACGCTAGCAATAGCTGTTCCTCATCAAGCATAACCCTTAGTGCAATTAGTCCGAGCATAAGCTCAAACGATACCAACATTGAGCACAGGTGGTACACCAGTGCTACGGGAAGCGGTTATATTACAGGAACAAAGGACCCGAACGCACCGATTTATATTACGCAGGTAACCGTGACGGGACAGAATAAGGATTATTGGGTTAGTGCCCGATACAATAACTGCGAGACTGCGCGACAGAAGGTTTCCGCAAGCTATACCGCCAATACTACCCCCACTCTAAGTGTTTTTAATATAACGGGCGAACAGTGCGGGCCCTCCGCCACCTTCAACCTGAATGCGGGCGGTGGAAGTTCCGGGAGTGTTTACCAATGGTATGAAACCCCTGGGGGAACCATCCCTATCCATACCGGGTCCAACTTTGCCCCCACCTTGAGCACCTATGGGGAAAAGACGTACTATGTAGGCGGAACTTTGAAAAACGCCTTAGGATGTACGTTCAATATTTCCCTACAAAACAGATTGCCCATTACCATAAAGGTAAATCGGTTGCCTGGTAGCGCAATCGCTAACGATCCTTTACCAAGATACTGTGCCGGAAACTTCACCCTCCGAGCAAATCCTGGAACTAACGGAAACACCGTACGCTGGTACAGTTCACCAACCGGTGGTCAAATTTTGGGCACTGGGACGACATTCAGTACAGGCTCGCTTGGCAGTGGAACGTATTCCTACTATGCGGAATCCTATAACAGCACAACGTATTGTGTCGCCGATAGTAGGACAAAGGTAACAGCAATTGTGAACGAAGGTGATATTCCCTTATCCGTAAATGACGCTAGCAATAGCTGTTCCTCATCAAGCATAACCCTTAGTGCAATTAGTCCGAGCATAAGCTCAAACGATACCAACATTGAGCACAGGTGGTACACCAGTGCTACGGGAAGCGGTTATATTACAGGAACAAAGGACCCGAACGCACCGATTTATATTACGCAGGTAACCGTGACGGGACAGAATAAGGATTATTGGGTTAGTGCCCGATACAATAACTGCGAGACTGCGCGACAGAAGGTTTCCGCAAGCTATACCGCCAATACTACCCCCACTCTAAGTGTTTTTAATATAACGGGCGAACAGTGCGGGCCCTCCGCCACCTTCAACCTGAATGCGGGCGGTGGAAGTTCCGGGAGTGTTTACCAATGGTATGAAACCCCTGGGGGAACCATCCCTATCCATACCGGGTCCAACTTTGCCCCCACCTTGAGCACCTATGGGGAAAAGACGTACTATGTAGGCGGAACTTTGAAAAACGCCTTAGGATGTACGTTCAATATTTCCCTACAAAACAGATTGCCCATTACCATAAAGGTAAATCGGTTGCCTGGTAGCGCAATCGCTAACGATCCTTTACCAAGATACTGTGCCGGAAACTTCACCCTCCGAGCAAATCCTGGAACTAACGGAAACACCGTACGCTGGTACAGTTCACCAACCGGTGGTCAAATTTTGGGCACTGGGACGACATTCAGTACAGGCTCGCTTGGCAGTGGAACGTATTCCTACTATGCGGAATCCTATAACAGCACAACGTATTGTGTCGCCGATAGTAGGACAAAGGTAACAGCAATTGTGAACGAAGGTGATATTTCCTTAGACGTAAATGACGCTAGCAATAGCTGTTTTTCCTCGGATATTGTCCTGAGCGCAATCAGTTTCGATGTTAATGCAGATGACCCAAACATACAGCATCGCTGGTATACCACTGAAACAGGGAATACATACGTCACAGGTACGAAAGAACCCAACGCCCCGATATTTATAACCCAAGTAACGGTTCCTGGACAGAATAAGGATTATTGGGTAAGTGCACTTTACGGTGCTTGCGAGACGACAAGGCAAAAGGTTTCCGCTACTTATACCGCTAATGTTACTCCTTCTTTGAGCCTATATAATGCATTTAACGAGCAAGATCAATGTGGTTCAAACACAACCATGCAATTATATGCAGGTGGAGGCAGTACTGGGAGCATTTATAGATGGTTCAATACGCCAAGTGGTGTAACGCCTATATATGAAGGTTCTAATTTCTCTCCTACAGTAAATTATCAAAATACGAATAACGGCCAAGTTACCTATTACGTCCGTGCTACTTTAAAAAACAGTCTTGGTTGTTCATTCAATACGCAGGATCAAATTACTATCACTTTAGATCCACCTATGGCAACAAGTATACTTTGGTATCCGGATTCTGATGGTGATACTATGGGAGATGTTTACGGAACACCATATTATGGATGCACCGCCCCAGATTATGGAGATGGGATTAATTGGGTGACCAATAACAATGATTTGTGTCCGTATGATTTTGGTACGGTTCAAAATAATGGCTGTCCTCCAGGTCAGGAGCCAGAAAACAGAAATACCATCACTACCTGGGCCTATGATTTGAACGGACAAGTCAAAGCTTCCAGTAAGTCCTATTTTGACGAACTTGGCAAGATGGAACAGACGCAAGCTTGGGACGTAAAATCGGATTCTATTTGGGCTTCAGCCACTTTATATGACGAATATGGCAGGCTATCGCTACAAACACTTTCCGCACCCATTCGTGAAGGACTGGTATATCAATATAAAGACAATTTAATCTTAAAAGAGGATAATAACGGCAATTATGATTTAACCGATTATGATGGGAGCAATAGGGAAACCCCTAATCCTGTTGGGGATGCGCCAACTACTTTAGGCTGGTACTATAGCGAAAACAACAGTAGGGAGCCCTATCAGGATATTACGCAATATCCATTTACGAAAAGTGTATATAGCGACCTTAATCCGGGTACGGTACTGCGTTCCGTTGGGGGCAACAAAATCAATGGGAAATGGCCACAGGCATATGCATTTACCATGAAAGCCTCTAGGGAACTCTCCCAAGTACCGGCCTTTGGCGAGATTAAATACAACACTATGGAAATCACCAAAACGGTTACACGGGATGTGCATGGCGTAGAAAACGTAGTGTTTATGGATACGGATGGCAAAGTCCTTGCAGCTGCCCGTAGCGGTAGTGAGGGTATTACCTCTCCACAAATGAGTGTAAGTATCCCCGAGCAAGGTTTTGTGGACATACATGTACCCGAGGGCATCATTGGCTTTACCGTAAGCAATAGCGGTGCCGTATCCGTTTATGATTTAATAACGGAAGACCCTATATACACATCCACCTCGGGATTGGGCAATGGTTTCTACAGGGTGGCGGTCAATAATTTAGGCAGTTATGTACCAGAAAGTATTAGCGTGAGCTATAGTATAAATTACTATGATTACAGTTTGAACGAATATGACGAAGCGAACCGTTTGATTACCTCATACCAACCTTTGGGAGTCACTAAGGCAACAAAATTAAAATCTTCTTATGAATATAATACAGTGGGGCAACTGCTGTATACCACAAGTCCGGATGAGGGCGAAGCATGGTTCAAGTACAGGGAAGATGGTCAAATACGCTTCTCACAGAACAGCAAGCAGCGGCTGGAAGCTACTCCCGCAGAGTTTTCCTATACCAATTATGATACCTACGGCAGACCGGTTGAGAGCGGTGTATTCATAGAAGGTTCTGTTACATTTACCAATGCGGACAATCTGTTGGAAAATACGTTGGATGATATCACAGCGGATAATGACGGTCTTCCAAATACCAATTGTAAGGAACAGACCTTTACCCTATATGACCAACAGGATACCGCAGGTTTACATGCGGCCTTAACGGCATCGGGAATAGCGTCCGGTTATTATACCGTACAGAAATTTGTGAATGGCAATGTAAGTAAAACTTTTACCGTAGATGCAGATGTAGCCACAACCTCTTGGTACAGTTATGATGTATATGGTAGGGTAGACTGGGTGGTGCAGCAGATAGCAGGTTTGGGTGCCAAGACCATAGACTATACCTATGACCCCATCACCGGGCAAGTGCTGCGGGTAGACTATCAAAAGGATACGCCTTCTGAACGTTTTGTGCATAGATATACCTACAATGAGAGCGATCAACTGGTAAAAGTGGAGACCGCAACGGACGGCATTGATTTTACTACCCATGCGGACTACACTTATTACGAAACAGGAGCCATGAAAAGAACAGAGCTGGCCGGTGGTGTACAAGGTATAGATTATGTATACAATTTGGCGGGGCAATTAAAAAGTCTAAACCACCCTAGCTTGCAAAACACCAATGACCCTGGGGGCGATGCCAATGACCTTTTTGGTATGCAGTTGGATTACCACAATAATGACTACCAAAGAACCAGCAGGACCAATATAACGCCACAGGCTTACGGACAGAACCAGCTCAACGGCAATATTAAAGGGATGCGTTGGAAAAACAATGCCGTTCCCGGAGCCACCGGAGAATTAATGTACGCCTATGATTATGACCGGAACAATTGGCTAGAAAGTGCGGATTTTGATGGTACCGGAACCTTGGCAAACGGAGTCCAAGCCGATGAGACTTCCAATACGGTTGTACAAAGCGGGCAAACTTTGGATATTGAGGCTACCAATAGTATTACCCTGTTACCGGATTTTCATGCCCAAACCGGTAGTACGGTAAACCTTACCATAGTAGCAGATTCTGGAAGTGGTACGGCCATTTCCAGCGGAGACTATGACGTTTCCAATATTACTTATGATGCCAATGGGAATATATTAAGTCTGAGGCGAAATAAGAATACAATAAATAACAGCAACGGTATGGACGACCTTGCCTATAGCTATAAAAATGGTACCAACCAATTGTTACAGGTACAGGATGCAGAGGGCGATGCTCCAAATGCGGATGACATTGACACCCAAACGGAGACAGCAAACTATGACTACAATGCTATTGGGCAACTTATAGAAAACAAGGCGGAAGGCATTACCTATGAATACAACACCGCTGGTCTGGTGACCCGTATTAAAAAAAATGGCTTATCTTTAATTACGTTCTTTTACAATGATAGAAATCACAGGGTACGTAAAGATACCTATGCCGGTAACGGTGTTGAAGTGGTGCAGACCACCCACTATGTTAGAGATGTTGCAGGCAGTGTTATGGGTATTTACACCAATAATGTCTTAAATGAACAGCCTGTTTACGGCGCCAACCGTTTGGCCGTGTTCTACAGGCAAAGCAATACCAGCGTTTATGAACTTACAGACCATTTGGGCAACGTAAGGGCGGGATTTGCGAAAGCCGGTAATACTGCGGACACCCGTTCCGGAACGGACTACTATCCCTTTGGGATGGCGATGCCCGGGCGTAGTCTGACCGGGAGCTACCGCTATACCTTCCAAGGTCAAGAAAAAGATCCCGAGACGGGCAAGGAGGCGTTTGAACTACGGTTGTGGGACTCTCGAATAGGAAGGTGGCTCACTACGGATCCCTATGGACAATATGCAAGCCCTTATCTAGGTATGGGGAATAATCCTATCTCTTTAATCGATAGGGATGGTGGATTCGCTGACTGTCCAGATTGTCCGGGAGGGACATATGAAAATGGAACCGAACATATAGGAAGCGATGGTCAAACCTATATTTATGATAATTTTTTTGGTGGTTGGTCGGACGGTGCCAATGTAAATATTACAGCCACTCAAAATGTAGGTAAAGCACAAAGTTACGCATTGGCCACAACCTTAATGGCCAGAGCTACTGTTACTGCTGAAGGAGCTGCTCTGTTCGATGGACCTTCGCCTTTGGGCGATATGTCAGGTGGAGTTGCTTGGGGCCTTACTGCTCTGACCGCAGCCGCTATTGTACTTCCCGAAGTTTTCGAGGATGATTATACATACACAGCTACACCAGATAATGGAGGTTATCTAACTTTATATAGAGGGGTAGCAGCTAATCATCCAGATTATACTAACGCATTGAATGGGATAGCTACACCAAGAGCACTTATGCCAGTAGGGCATAATTCACCTGATGCACACAATGGTGGGAATACATTAAGTATTTTTACAAGTTGGACTCTTTCTAGAAGTGTTGCCGATTACCATGCAACTAAAGCGCATCCATATTTAGGAGTTGTTCTAGTTAAAAGGTTTAGGTTGACCCAAACTGTACCTTCGCCAGATAATTTTTCTGAATTGGAAATGCTCGTGCCTGGGGTGGTTAAAGGTGCGCAAGTAACAAAACCTCTTGGATTTGGGACAAGAACCGCATACTAA
- a CDS encoding outer membrane protein, whose amino-acid sequence MKLNLLIIAVTLISIKVYSQNSNFSIDLHYPVPIDNNFVGENFNGIVGLGADYHFLEFDPAKVGISLNGGLLTDNNQSGPGNSTLVILQPRAVAELDLTSNGKIRPYIGIGYSFLFFKADGLDSNQEGVSRISDTESGLNINGGVSFNFTDRFFIKVQYDYIYLSPGEAQDIKFNTRVNIFKAGFGFRF is encoded by the coding sequence ATGAAACTAAATTTATTAATCATTGCCGTAACTCTTATTTCAATCAAGGTCTATTCCCAAAATTCCAATTTTAGTATTGATTTACATTATCCCGTTCCAATTGATAACAATTTTGTAGGAGAAAATTTCAATGGAATTGTAGGACTTGGTGCTGACTACCATTTTTTGGAATTTGACCCAGCAAAGGTGGGAATTTCATTAAATGGTGGATTATTGACCGACAATAACCAATCTGGACCTGGGAATAGCACTTTGGTGATATTACAGCCAAGGGCGGTTGCCGAACTAGATTTGACATCGAACGGAAAAATAAGACCCTACATAGGAATAGGTTATTCTTTCTTATTTTTCAAAGCTGACGGACTGGATTCTAATCAAGAAGGGGTTTCAAGGATAAGTGATACGGAAAGTGGATTGAATATTAATGGTGGGGTTTCTTTTAATTTTACTGACCGCTTTTTTATTAAGGTGCAATATGATTACATATACTTATCCCCCGGTGAGGCACAGGACATAAAGTTCAATACTCGTGTGAATATTTTTAAAGCTGGCTTTGGGTTCCGTTTTTAG
- a CDS encoding T9SS type B sorting domain-containing protein, which translates to MRNYFLVLFLLLSSFFSHAQKEAAVWYFGENAGLDFNTGAPVVLLDGQIRTQEGCSVISDFNGNLLFYTDGVTVWDRNHDQMPNGTGLNGHPSSTQSGIIVPAPGNLDIYYVFTVDELADVEGLQYSIVDLTLNGGLGDITVKNVLLETPVLEKLTAVAHANGTDIWVVAHRNFGNEYIAYLVTTAGVSVSPIVSAIGLPATEQRHVGGYLKFSPDGNFLASAASKGNFLQLFRFNNATGVISDFLEFESFYNGIAGTRIMGNYGLAFSSDSSKLYVQSTIYFNYPNLNSRIYQFDLSNYDATSIEASATLVASQSVEIGALQLAIDGKIYATQFNQYYLGVINNPNVGGTGSGYVENGVSLGSRRSRLGLPPFIQTYFIVGLRANNFCLGDSTEFSVTTNEPITSITWDFGDGTTSNLENPTHIYANSGIYTVSVTAATASETKTEVKDITIYETPMANIISDIEVCSTTTSIELDLSLKDSEILGTQSPSDYEVTYHSRQIDAENGVLAIPNTYTTTSLNQTIYARIYNRNNTSCYDTNSFIITVKQAPELLAISDWTVCDDDTDGFFDFDLSTKDSEILGAQDASIFNISYHGSQTDADAGTAPLGLSYTNSNPSEQVFFRIENATFTECFKTGNFAVEVIPGVTANSVSAISVCDDDNDGFSVFDLTVKNPEILGTQDASSFTVTYHITQFDADNGMDAVTASSFTNTIPYDQTMYARIRNNSSTDCYDTISFDISINDSPVLQNVTDWNVCDDNNDTIYGFDLTEKNMEILGAQSALDFTVSFYENRVEAETGANPIVGIWNNTAKTQEVFYRLTSVANPVCFVVDSFIIRVKDIPEANAPTPFIVCDTEETGRQIFDLTSKDIEILGPQNPSQFEVFYFASETDALLLESPLPKTNYSNTLLTETLYARIQNIDYGECYKTVPLELIVNPLPQINIEDSYVICPDSPELIIDAGNFETWSWRNESGIEIGTGRNLDIIEIGEYSLAITQTNNGLTCENIKSFEVFSSGAPESLEIEIGEFSDKVDISLNVNGTGEFEYSMDGIVFQTDNRFEVFPGEYNFFARDIFLCRTISKTVTALGYEKFFTPNGDMSHEHWNIIGGDRYPDSVVSIYDRYGSLLHQLSPTSVGWDGTFNGRPLPASDYWFRYEYDNGKVFTGHFTLKR; encoded by the coding sequence TTGAGAAATTATTTTTTAGTATTATTCTTATTATTGTCTTCTTTTTTTAGTCATGCCCAAAAGGAAGCCGCGGTTTGGTATTTTGGGGAAAACGCTGGACTGGATTTTAACACTGGTGCCCCCGTGGTACTTTTAGATGGTCAAATACGCACCCAAGAAGGTTGTTCTGTAATTTCCGACTTTAACGGTAATCTTTTATTCTATACGGACGGGGTAACCGTTTGGGACCGTAATCACGATCAAATGCCGAATGGCACAGGTCTAAATGGGCATCCTTCCAGTACCCAGTCCGGTATTATTGTTCCCGCTCCTGGTAATCTGGATATTTACTATGTTTTTACCGTAGATGAGTTGGCAGATGTAGAAGGTCTGCAGTACAGTATCGTGGATTTGACCTTGAATGGGGGATTAGGTGATATTACGGTCAAGAATGTGCTTCTGGAAACTCCGGTACTGGAAAAATTAACGGCTGTTGCCCATGCCAATGGTACTGATATATGGGTAGTGGCACATCGTAACTTTGGAAATGAATACATAGCCTATCTGGTTACAACCGCAGGAGTAAGTGTGAGCCCGATTGTATCTGCTATTGGGTTACCGGCTACGGAGCAAAGGCATGTGGGAGGCTATTTAAAGTTTTCACCAGATGGTAATTTTTTGGCTTCGGCGGCCTCTAAAGGAAATTTTCTGCAACTTTTTCGCTTTAACAATGCTACTGGTGTAATCAGTGATTTTTTGGAATTTGAGTCATTTTACAATGGCATTGCGGGTACAAGAATAATGGGGAATTATGGTTTGGCATTCTCATCGGACAGTAGTAAATTGTATGTACAGAGTACCATTTATTTTAATTACCCCAATTTAAATAGTAGAATCTATCAATTTGACCTTTCCAATTACGATGCTACCTCAATTGAAGCATCCGCCACATTGGTGGCTAGTCAATCTGTAGAGATCGGTGCGTTGCAACTGGCCATAGACGGAAAAATTTATGCTACACAATTTAATCAATATTACTTAGGGGTTATCAATAATCCAAATGTAGGTGGAACAGGTTCTGGATATGTAGAAAACGGGGTAAGTTTGGGAAGCAGACGTTCAAGGTTAGGATTGCCCCCATTTATCCAAACATACTTTATCGTTGGACTGCGTGCCAATAATTTTTGCTTAGGGGATTCCACTGAATTCTCGGTCACAACTAACGAACCCATTACTAGTATAACCTGGGATTTTGGTGATGGCACTACTTCCAATTTGGAAAACCCCACACATATATATGCTAATTCAGGTATTTATACAGTAAGTGTGACTGCGGCTACGGCTTCTGAGACCAAAACAGAGGTAAAGGATATTACTATTTATGAGACACCTATGGCCAATATCATAAGCGATATCGAGGTGTGTTCCACAACCACATCCATAGAACTCGATCTGTCCCTTAAAGATTCTGAAATTTTGGGAACACAGTCCCCTTCGGATTATGAGGTCACCTACCATTCCAGACAAATAGATGCTGAAAACGGGGTACTGGCCATACCAAATACGTATACCACAACTAGTTTGAACCAAACCATTTATGCACGTATCTATAATAGGAACAATACGAGCTGTTATGACACAAACAGTTTCATCATTACTGTAAAACAGGCACCAGAGCTCTTGGCAATTTCGGATTGGACGGTATGCGATGATGATACGGACGGGTTCTTTGATTTTGATTTAAGCACTAAAGATTCAGAGATACTGGGCGCTCAGGACGCATCGATTTTCAATATAAGCTACCACGGCTCGCAAACTGATGCCGATGCGGGTACAGCGCCGTTAGGTTTGAGCTATACAAATAGTAATCCTTCGGAACAGGTGTTTTTCAGAATAGAAAACGCCACGTTTACCGAATGTTTTAAAACGGGAAATTTCGCTGTTGAGGTCATTCCTGGCGTTACGGCAAACAGTGTAAGTGCTATTAGCGTTTGTGACGATGATAATGATGGATTTTCCGTTTTTGACTTGACCGTTAAAAATCCAGAAATACTGGGCACTCAGGATGCCAGTAGTTTTACGGTTACCTACCATATTACGCAGTTTGATGCAGATAACGGTATGGATGCGGTAACAGCATCATCTTTTACCAATACCATTCCCTATGACCAGACCATGTATGCGAGGATACGCAATAATTCAAGCACGGACTGTTACGATACAATTTCGTTCGATATATCGATAAACGATTCTCCCGTGTTACAGAATGTTACAGATTGGAACGTCTGCGATGATAATAACGATACGATTTATGGTTTTGATTTGACCGAGAAAAATATGGAAATACTGGGCGCACAATCGGCCTTGGATTTTACCGTTTCCTTTTATGAGAATAGGGTAGAAGCGGAAACGGGTGCAAACCCGATTGTAGGTATTTGGAACAACACTGCCAAAACCCAAGAAGTATTCTACAGGCTGACCAGTGTGGCGAACCCAGTCTGTTTTGTTGTGGATAGTTTTATCATAAGGGTAAAAGACATTCCTGAGGCCAATGCCCCTACGCCTTTTATTGTATGTGATACCGAAGAAACGGGAAGGCAAATTTTTGATTTGACCTCCAAGGATATCGAAATTTTAGGCCCCCAGAATCCCTCACAATTTGAAGTCTTTTATTTCGCCAGTGAAACGGATGCCCTATTATTGGAAAGCCCGTTGCCAAAAACCAATTATAGCAATACGCTGCTGACAGAGACGCTTTACGCTCGCATTCAGAATATTGACTATGGGGAATGCTATAAAACGGTACCTCTGGAATTGATAGTAAACCCGTTACCTCAAATCAATATCGAGGATTCTTATGTTATCTGTCCTGATAGTCCCGAACTCATCATTGACGCAGGCAACTTCGAGACCTGGTCGTGGAGGAACGAATCCGGTATTGAAATAGGAACGGGTAGGAATTTGGATATTATTGAAATCGGGGAATATTCCCTTGCCATTACCCAAACCAACAATGGGTTAACCTGTGAAAATATAAAAAGTTTTGAGGTCTTTTCCTCTGGGGCTCCCGAAAGCCTTGAAATAGAAATTGGGGAATTCTCCGATAAAGTGGATATTTCGCTAAACGTAAACGGAACAGGGGAATTTGAATACTCTATGGATGGTATAGTTTTTCAGACCGATAACCGTTTTGAGGTCTTCCCAGGAGAATATAACTTTTTTGCAAGGGATATATTCCTATGTAGGACCATATCAAAAACCGTTACTGCACTCGGCTACGAAAAATTCTTTACACCCAATGGGGACATGTCGCACGAACATTGGAACATTATAGGCGGGGACCGATATCCCGATTCCGTGGTTTCCATCTACGATCGGTATGGGAGCTTACTGCATCAACTATCGCCTACTTCGGTCGGTTGGGACGGTACCTTCAACGGAAGACCATTACCTGCATCTGACTATTGGTTTCGCTATGAATACGATAACGGAAAAGTGTTTACGGGACATTTTACCTTAAAAAGGTAG